From Bradysia coprophila strain Holo2 unplaced genomic scaffold, BU_Bcop_v1 contig_50, whole genome shotgun sequence, one genomic window encodes:
- the LOC119082918 gene encoding glutamate receptor ionotropic, kainate 1-like, translating into LKPDPKQTRRLYNPPAQNPTGRVGFAGYPNLRANPLIPNGVVKGGSTASFFRNSNNPTYDMMRSTMESSELTAFVSNSAEGVSRVVKGDGKYAFLMESVAIEYVTERRCDLTQVGPVLDSKSYGIAMTKNSTYRSQVNVAILKLQENGKLQTLQKRWWKEKRGGGSCDFFSSNDNFVYELGFDNLIGDFIVLIIGLGIACIIGACECLFKSRMERYI; encoded by the exons TTGAAACCCGATCCAAAGCAAACCAGAAGACTCTACAACCCGCCAGCCCAAAACCCgacgggtcgggtcgggtttgCGGGTTACCCGAATCTTCGGGCCAACCCGCTCATTCCTAATGGGGTAGTCAAAGGCGGTTCAACCGCATCATTTTTCCGCAATTCGAATAATCCAACATATGATATGATGCGGTCGACCATGGAATCGTCAGAATTAACGGCATTCGTATCAAACTCTGCCGAGGGTGTCAGTCGTGTGGTGAAGGGGGATG GAAAATATGCATTCTTAATGGAATCAGTTGCGATCGAATATGTTACCGAACGAAGATGCGACTTGACTCAGGTTGGCCCAGTGTTGGACAGCAAGAGTTATGGAATTGCAATGACCAAAA ATTCTACCTATCGATCTCAAGTAAATGTCGCCATCTTGAAACtacaagaaaatggaaaattgcaGACTTTACAGAAGCGTTGGTGGAAGGAAAAACGTGGCGGTGGTTCGTGCGAT ttttttagttCGAATGATAATTTTGTATATGAACTCGGCTTCGACAATCTTATTGGAGATTTTATTGTCCTAATAATTGGCTTGGGCATCGCGTGTATCATCGGCGCTTGTGAATGTCTGTTCAAATCACGAATGGAGCGATATATCTAA